A genomic region of Salinibacter pepae contains the following coding sequences:
- a CDS encoding sodium:solute symporter family protein has translation MSELAIYWVFAGAFLASMVAIGAYQFIGLRTVDDRGERAFDFWIGEGTVPGWWTAASLAAGWLLLGWMTWQMYLWYAYGLGAIWIFTIPWLLCTVGLLFVPKLFRRFPGVSIPEILRFRFNRMTQTLLGPVQSFAYLTWLAAEIYVLSAVLSKPLEVGIVTMAIIVSITFGIYVTMGGFRSVLRTDLIQFVCAAIMLVALSVFGIMEAAALSGGFGQIVAQINETPPVYADHFWDWDSPGYSYMFASLLIYTPGFITLQGAWQRVMATSTETEAQKGMWWNVTFNVIIVVLMPTLIAVAALVVFPPVGGEIPSEVGSFGYFIFSSMITELFSNPIVAGALIVALMGMALSSVDTYVNVCAMNLTKDVLEPLVFERYDVSGQARLNTGRAVTAGFIGISLLWAFEFPGLFDMYFLSSALISATTAVATFSAFSKKPTTLSAYLAIIFGTVGIFLFFFLGKYEMLGWLPTWLTNSGLAYGVIGLALSIIGIFVGIAFGTPPSDRVLERYDGDYYSGRREMYELNQQLKQEEKEERETAAAAPSA, from the coding sequence ATGAGTGAACTAGCGATCTACTGGGTCTTCGCGGGGGCGTTCTTGGCAAGCATGGTCGCCATCGGCGCCTACCAGTTTATTGGCCTCCGGACGGTGGACGACCGGGGGGAACGGGCCTTCGACTTCTGGATCGGCGAAGGAACGGTGCCGGGCTGGTGGACGGCCGCCTCCCTGGCGGCCGGCTGGCTTTTGCTCGGCTGGATGACGTGGCAGATGTACCTCTGGTACGCCTACGGCCTCGGGGCCATCTGGATCTTCACGATCCCCTGGCTCCTGTGCACCGTCGGGCTCCTGTTCGTGCCCAAGCTGTTTCGGCGGTTTCCGGGCGTCTCGATTCCCGAAATCCTCCGCTTCCGCTTCAACCGCATGACGCAGACGCTCCTGGGGCCCGTGCAAAGCTTTGCGTACCTCACGTGGCTGGCCGCCGAAATCTACGTGCTGAGCGCCGTGCTGTCGAAGCCGCTGGAGGTCGGCATCGTGACGATGGCCATTATCGTGAGCATCACGTTCGGCATTTACGTGACCATGGGCGGCTTCCGCTCCGTCCTGCGCACGGACCTGATCCAGTTCGTCTGCGCGGCGATCATGCTCGTGGCCCTCTCGGTGTTCGGCATCATGGAGGCCGCGGCCCTCTCGGGCGGCTTCGGACAGATCGTCGCTCAGATCAATGAGACGCCGCCCGTCTACGCCGATCACTTCTGGGACTGGGACTCGCCGGGCTACTCCTACATGTTTGCGTCGCTCCTTATCTACACGCCCGGCTTCATCACCCTGCAGGGGGCATGGCAGCGCGTGATGGCGACCTCCACCGAGACGGAGGCCCAGAAGGGAATGTGGTGGAACGTCACGTTCAACGTCATCATCGTGGTCCTCATGCCCACCCTCATCGCCGTGGCGGCACTGGTCGTCTTTCCGCCCGTCGGCGGCGAGATTCCGAGCGAGGTCGGCAGCTTCGGCTACTTCATCTTCTCGTCGATGATCACGGAGCTGTTTAGCAACCCGATCGTCGCCGGGGCGCTCATCGTGGCGCTCATGGGGATGGCGCTCTCGTCGGTCGACACCTACGTGAACGTCTGCGCCATGAACCTCACGAAGGACGTGCTGGAGCCGCTCGTATTCGAGCGATACGACGTGAGCGGACAGGCTCGCCTGAACACCGGCCGCGCCGTAACGGCCGGCTTCATCGGCATCTCGCTCCTGTGGGCGTTCGAGTTTCCGGGGCTGTTCGACATGTACTTCCTGTCGAGCGCGCTCATCTCGGCGACGACGGCCGTCGCCACGTTTAGCGCGTTTTCCAAAAAGCCGACGACGCTCTCGGCCTACCTGGCCATCATCTTCGGCACCGTCGGCATCTTCCTGTTCTTCTTCCTCGGCAAGTACGAGATGCTGGGCTGGCTGCCAACGTGGCTCACCAACTCGGGCCTGGCCTACGGCGTGATCGGACTCGCCCTTTCCATCATCGGCATCTTCGTGGGCATCGCCTTCGGCACGCCCCCGAGCGACCGCGTGCTCGAACGCTACGACGGAGACTACTACTCGGGGCGCCGCGAGATGTACGAGCTGAACCAGCAGCTGAAGCAGGAGGAGAAGGAAGAACGAGAGACGGCCGCGGCGGCCCCCTCCGCGTAG
- a CDS encoding response regulator transcription factor, producing the protein MPDQSTTHIQTFLVDDHPAILEAIRNRIDDTLDVEVCGMATSSDEAFRKIEDMAPDTAVVDISLEDAHGLDLVQNLQSQCPEVQVVVYSMYDEMVYAERAIQAGASGYLMKDQPTEDLIEAIRVVDGGEVFLSREMASQILNKVARGESSEPSFPIEEFTDRELAVFQMLGEGCSIEEIQDRLNLARKTVETYRRRAKEKLGFDSVSKLLQFAVQWASAPGAGKKVSGMPDGDAEVSADGKASGEGEGENTDE; encoded by the coding sequence ATGCCGGATCAGTCTACCACCCACATTCAGACCTTTCTCGTCGACGACCACCCGGCGATTTTGGAGGCGATTCGCAATCGCATCGACGACACCCTCGACGTGGAGGTGTGCGGAATGGCAACGTCCTCGGACGAGGCGTTCCGAAAGATCGAAGACATGGCGCCGGATACCGCCGTCGTTGACATCTCCCTGGAGGACGCCCATGGGTTGGACCTTGTGCAAAACCTCCAGTCGCAGTGTCCGGAGGTGCAGGTCGTGGTGTATTCGATGTACGACGAGATGGTCTACGCGGAGCGGGCCATCCAGGCCGGGGCGTCCGGCTATCTGATGAAAGATCAGCCCACCGAAGATCTCATCGAGGCGATCCGAGTGGTGGACGGGGGGGAGGTCTTCCTGAGCCGAGAGATGGCCTCACAGATCCTGAACAAGGTTGCCCGTGGGGAGTCCTCCGAGCCGAGCTTCCCCATCGAGGAGTTTACCGACCGGGAGCTGGCCGTCTTTCAGATGCTCGGGGAGGGGTGCAGCATCGAAGAAATCCAAGACCGGCTGAACCTGGCGCGGAAGACCGTAGAGACGTACCGGCGGCGGGCAAAGGAAAAGCTGGGGTTTGACTCCGTGTCGAAGCTGCTCCAGTTTGCGGTGCAGTGGGCGTCTGCGCCGGGGGCTGGCAAAAAGGTCTCGGGAATGCCCGATGGGGACGCCGAAGTGTCGGCCGACGGGAAGGCTTCGGGCGAAGGCGAGGGGGAGAACACCGATGAATAG
- a CDS encoding response regulator transcription factor, which produces MSSETVRDKTQIVVVDKHPAIREVLRSRIEGRPEMELEAESANSEDALALVEQHDPDVVVVEISLGDADGLTLIQEIRSKVPEVRILVFSKYNEDLYAERAVEAGASGYVMKTKPTEEVMRAIELVSEGQVFLSRHVSSRILSRLVRGSGDTETSPLEKLTDRELTVFRKIGEGHSVRQIADQLDLNRKTIETYRRRAKEKLGHETVEDLLRHAVQWVEQGTREQTDTE; this is translated from the coding sequence ATGAGCTCCGAAACGGTTCGCGATAAGACGCAGATTGTCGTCGTCGACAAGCATCCGGCCATCCGGGAGGTTCTGCGGTCCCGGATTGAGGGCCGTCCAGAGATGGAGCTGGAAGCGGAATCCGCGAATTCGGAGGATGCCCTCGCCCTCGTCGAGCAGCACGACCCCGACGTGGTGGTGGTCGAAATCTCACTGGGCGACGCCGACGGGCTGACGCTCATCCAGGAAATTCGCTCCAAGGTGCCGGAGGTCCGCATTCTCGTCTTCTCCAAGTACAACGAGGACCTGTATGCGGAGCGCGCCGTCGAGGCGGGGGCCTCCGGGTACGTCATGAAGACGAAGCCCACCGAAGAGGTGATGCGGGCCATCGAGCTCGTCAGCGAAGGGCAGGTGTTTCTGAGTCGGCACGTCTCGTCCCGCATCCTGAGCCGGCTGGTGCGCGGCAGCGGCGACACGGAGACATCGCCGCTCGAAAAGCTCACCGATCGCGAGCTGACTGTCTTCCGGAAAATCGGGGAGGGACACAGCGTGCGCCAGATCGCCGACCAGCTCGACCTAAACCGGAAGACGATTGAGACATACCGGCGGCGTGCGAAGGAAAAACTCGGCCACGAGACCGTGGAGGACCTGCTGCGGCACGCCGTGCAGTGGGTGGAGCAGGGAACGCGCGAGCAGACAGACACGGAATAG
- a CDS encoding PLP-dependent cysteine synthase family protein, with product MPTDAPLRSAQPDTLPPSPFPTDDPILGQIGGTPMLPYPGAEDGRLLCKMESANPTRSMKDRIAMGILTEALQNGEYDRVVEASSGNTAGAVALVANRLGVPCTLTCPEGTSPHKIGYMKAFGAEVRTCPDVDSDHPDHYRAVAQRIAEDTGAFLVDQYHNQSNPGVHYQWTGPEIWAQAGADMTHLVSAMGTGGLVSGTARHVKEQAADAGRDVTVVGVDAEHSNISTSFYGADAVPYDTCVEGLGKGGELPTMWFDHVDEMRDVADEEAFRQAREAAQTHGMPVGPSAGAALSVARDIHAEQPDATVVMIVCDGGEQYFDTLFNV from the coding sequence ATGCCGACCGACGCGCCCCTCCGCTCCGCACAGCCCGACACCCTACCGCCGTCGCCCTTTCCCACCGACGATCCCATTCTGGGCCAGATCGGCGGCACGCCCATGCTCCCCTATCCCGGGGCGGAGGACGGGCGACTGCTCTGCAAGATGGAGTCGGCGAACCCGACCCGTTCGATGAAGGACCGGATCGCCATGGGCATCCTGACGGAGGCCCTGCAGAATGGGGAGTACGACCGGGTCGTGGAGGCCAGCTCCGGCAACACGGCCGGCGCCGTGGCCCTCGTTGCGAACCGGCTGGGGGTTCCCTGCACGCTGACGTGTCCGGAGGGGACGAGCCCGCACAAGATCGGCTACATGAAGGCATTCGGCGCGGAGGTGCGAACGTGTCCCGACGTGGACTCGGACCATCCCGACCACTACCGGGCGGTCGCCCAGCGCATCGCCGAGGACACCGGGGCGTTTTTGGTGGACCAGTACCACAATCAGTCCAATCCGGGGGTTCACTACCAGTGGACGGGGCCCGAAATTTGGGCACAGGCCGGCGCCGACATGACGCACCTCGTCAGCGCGATGGGCACGGGCGGACTCGTCAGTGGCACGGCCCGGCACGTCAAGGAACAGGCCGCGGACGCGGGACGAGACGTAACCGTCGTGGGGGTCGATGCCGAGCACTCCAACATCTCCACCTCGTTCTACGGCGCCGACGCGGTTCCCTACGACACCTGCGTGGAGGGGCTGGGCAAAGGGGGAGAGCTTCCCACCATGTGGTTCGATCACGTCGACGAGATGCGCGACGTGGCCGACGAAGAGGCGTTCCGACAGGCCCGCGAGGCCGCTCAGACCCACGGGATGCCCGTTGGGCCAAGCGCCGGGGCCGCCCTTTCCGTCGCCCGGGACATTCACGCCGAGCAGCCGGACGCGACGGTCGTCATGATCGTCTGTGACGGCGGCGAGCAGTACTTCGACACGCTGTTCAACGTGTAG
- the coaE gene encoding dephospho-CoA kinase (Dephospho-CoA kinase (CoaE) performs the final step in coenzyme A biosynthesis.) — protein sequence MTTLGVTGGIGSGKTTVCGFLEEKGARVFYADLEAKRLMQENADVRAAIVKAFGAAAYHEDDTLNREYLAEQVFGEAGRVERLNGIVHPHVFDAFEAAKERAGDEGVSLLVHEAALLFEAGGDEHVDVTAAVVAPEADRIAWVTARDDVSSGQVRARMQHQLPQDELRERADHVLENDGTLNDLRRQSAELYWAVTGDQ from the coding sequence GTGACCACGCTGGGCGTAACAGGAGGCATTGGAAGTGGAAAGACGACGGTCTGCGGATTCCTGGAAGAAAAAGGGGCTCGCGTCTTTTACGCCGATCTCGAGGCGAAGCGGCTCATGCAGGAGAACGCCGACGTGCGGGCCGCCATCGTCAAGGCCTTCGGGGCCGCGGCCTACCACGAAGACGACACCCTGAACCGGGAGTACCTCGCCGAACAGGTATTCGGCGAGGCCGGGCGTGTGGAGCGGCTAAACGGCATTGTCCACCCGCACGTCTTCGACGCGTTCGAGGCGGCAAAGGAGCGGGCAGGGGACGAAGGGGTGTCCCTGCTCGTCCACGAGGCGGCACTTCTCTTCGAGGCGGGCGGCGACGAGCACGTCGACGTTACGGCCGCGGTGGTGGCCCCGGAGGCCGACCGCATTGCGTGGGTGACGGCCCGTGACGACGTGTCTTCGGGGCAGGTCCGGGCGCGCATGCAGCATCAACTCCCTCAGGATGAACTCCGCGAGCGGGCCGACCACGTGCTCGAGAACGACGGAACCCTCAACGACCTGCGTCGGCAAAGCGCAGAGCTGTACTGGGCCGTCACGGGCGACCAATGA
- a CDS encoding DoxX family protein, translated as MHRFSVCLIALLFAAAGTAHFVWPSAFARIVPPSLPAPYVLVYVSGAAELLGALGVLIPKSREYAGWGLILLALAVFPANVHMALHPADFEGIPAWALYLRLPLQVALVGWIYWALGLRIRA; from the coding sequence ATGCACCGTTTCTCCGTGTGCCTCATTGCCCTGCTCTTTGCCGCGGCGGGCACGGCCCACTTCGTGTGGCCGTCGGCCTTTGCGCGCATTGTCCCGCCGTCCCTGCCGGCCCCCTACGTGCTGGTGTACGTGAGCGGGGCCGCCGAGCTGCTGGGCGCCCTGGGCGTGCTGATCCCCAAATCGCGCGAGTACGCTGGGTGGGGCCTCATCCTGCTCGCGTTGGCCGTCTTCCCCGCCAACGTACACATGGCGCTCCACCCGGCCGACTTCGAAGGCATCCCGGCGTGGGCGCTCTACCTGCGCCTGCCGCTTCAGGTCGCCCTCGTCGGCTGGATCTACTGGGCCCTTGGACTCCGAATAAGGGCGTAA
- a CDS encoding histidine triad nucleotide-binding protein — MSEKTIFQRIIDGEEDADILHEDDRCVAFRDINPEAPTHILIVPRKPIPSLDDLDTEDKDLVGHLFVVARELAQEEGLRDGYRTVINCGDDGGQSVWHLHLHLLGGRRMSWPPG, encoded by the coding sequence ATGTCCGAGAAGACCATCTTCCAACGCATCATCGACGGTGAAGAAGACGCCGACATCCTCCACGAGGACGACCGGTGCGTGGCCTTCCGGGACATCAACCCGGAGGCGCCCACCCACATTCTCATCGTGCCCCGAAAGCCGATCCCGTCGCTCGACGACCTGGATACGGAAGACAAAGACCTGGTCGGCCACCTCTTCGTGGTGGCCCGGGAACTGGCCCAGGAGGAGGGGCTGCGTGACGGCTACCGTACCGTCATCAACTGTGGAGACGACGGCGGACAGTCGGTGTGGCACCTCCACCTCCATCTTCTCGGGGGGCGCCGCATGAGCTGGCCCCCGGGATGA
- a CDS encoding 6-pyruvoyl trahydropterin synthase family protein has product MPTVYITRKVHFNAAHRLHNPNKSDAWNEDTYGKDNNPNWHGHNYELEVTVAGEPDPETGYVVDLGVLKDILHDRVLDKVDHKNLNLEVDFMDGVIPSSENFAIAIWNEIEDALPNGELHCVRLYETPRNFVEYRGA; this is encoded by the coding sequence ATGCCCACCGTTTACATCACCCGCAAGGTTCACTTCAACGCCGCCCACCGGCTCCACAACCCCAACAAGTCGGATGCGTGGAACGAGGACACCTACGGAAAGGATAACAACCCGAACTGGCACGGCCACAACTACGAGCTGGAGGTGACGGTGGCCGGCGAGCCCGACCCCGAGACCGGGTACGTGGTGGACCTGGGCGTCCTGAAGGACATCCTCCACGACCGGGTGCTCGACAAGGTGGACCACAAGAACCTGAACCTGGAGGTCGATTTTATGGACGGGGTCATTCCGTCGAGCGAGAACTTTGCGATCGCCATCTGGAACGAAATCGAAGACGCACTGCCCAACGGGGAGCTCCACTGCGTACGACTGTACGAAACCCCTCGCAATTTCGTGGAATACCGGGGCGCGTAG
- a CDS encoding sensor histidine kinase: MSNDSRQLSAVLHELKNPILAIERLSDILLENDQDFSSDTKRKIELIHTSAKEASGYLEDLDFSSPPVLADDFSFAPVDVSALAERVVESFQPHAEYKDQTLRRAEFADEAMVVGDEVRLLEAMKNIVNNALKYSPRGETVDVQVQKTEAEVRFAVSDSGPGLSEDDLDRLFKPFQRLGQQPTDGEVSLGLGLYLVNEIISRHDGEVDVETEKGRGSIFTLILPAASVSANHQ; the protein is encoded by the coding sequence ATGAGCAACGATTCGAGACAGCTCTCCGCCGTACTGCATGAGTTGAAGAACCCCATCCTGGCCATCGAGCGTCTGTCCGACATTCTGCTCGAGAACGACCAGGATTTTTCCAGCGATACCAAACGCAAGATTGAGTTGATCCATACGTCGGCGAAGGAGGCGTCCGGTTATCTGGAGGATCTGGACTTTTCCTCTCCGCCGGTCCTTGCCGACGACTTCTCCTTCGCCCCGGTTGACGTGTCGGCCCTGGCCGAGCGGGTGGTCGAGAGTTTCCAGCCCCACGCCGAGTACAAGGACCAGACGCTGCGGCGGGCCGAGTTTGCCGACGAGGCCATGGTGGTTGGGGACGAGGTGCGCCTCCTGGAGGCCATGAAGAACATTGTGAACAACGCCCTCAAGTACTCGCCCCGTGGCGAGACGGTCGACGTGCAGGTCCAAAAGACCGAGGCGGAGGTGCGCTTTGCTGTGTCCGACAGCGGGCCCGGCCTCAGCGAGGACGACCTGGATCGGCTGTTTAAGCCATTCCAGCGCCTCGGGCAGCAGCCCACAGACGGAGAGGTGTCGCTGGGGCTGGGGCTCTACCTCGTGAACGAGATCATCAGTCGCCACGACGGAGAAGTGGACGTCGAAACGGAGAAGGGAAGGGGGAGCATTTTCACCCTCATCCTCCCGGCGGCGTCCGTATCCGCAAATCATCAGTAG
- a CDS encoding TetR/AcrR family transcriptional regulator gives MSVDDRQREEKRQRRRTIVDAAETVLDEKGRDAMTMAEIADEAEVSRSLLYVYFENMADIVLAVTHRGFRSMRERFEAAARQHNTGRAQIRAIGDAYVRFSREKPTLFQLVAQFESRAADPDESSERVRRCLAEADRGLQVISTAIRAGIDDGSIRQDLDPRQTAVTLWGATHGLIQLAANKGSGLEKRYNLDPGSLVNNGLDFLGRALADQDGP, from the coding sequence ATGTCCGTTGATGACCGACAGCGCGAAGAAAAACGCCAGCGCCGCCGCACCATCGTTGACGCCGCGGAAACCGTTCTCGACGAGAAGGGCCGTGACGCCATGACAATGGCCGAAATCGCCGACGAGGCGGAGGTAAGCCGAAGTCTGCTCTATGTGTACTTCGAAAACATGGCCGACATCGTGCTCGCAGTCACGCACCGGGGCTTCCGGTCAATGCGGGAGCGATTCGAGGCGGCCGCGCGGCAACACAACACCGGACGAGCCCAGATCCGAGCGATTGGCGACGCGTACGTCCGGTTTTCCCGGGAAAAGCCGACCCTCTTCCAGCTCGTCGCCCAGTTTGAGTCCCGTGCCGCCGACCCTGACGAGTCCTCCGAACGGGTGCGCCGGTGCCTGGCCGAGGCGGATCGGGGGCTGCAGGTCATAAGCACCGCCATCCGGGCCGGCATTGACGACGGCTCGATCCGCCAGGACCTTGACCCGCGGCAGACGGCCGTGACGCTCTGGGGGGCCACGCATGGGCTTATCCAGCTTGCCGCCAACAAAGGAAGCGGCCTCGAAAAACGATACAACCTGGATCCCGGCTCCCTTGTCAACAACGGGCTTGACTTCCTCGGCCGGGCCCTCGCCGATCAGGACGGACCTTGA
- a CDS encoding HAD-IG family 5'-nucleotidase: MDATDSSRGLFCNRTLNLRGIQAIGYDMDYTLIHYHMRKWEKRAYTFIREGLQAKGWPVDDLQFDPELAIRGLVIDVERGNVVKANRFGYVKRAFHGTTPLGYERQRDEYQRTLVDLGEDRWYFLNTLFSISSACMYMQLVDLLDADALEGSMGYTDLWERVQHTLDEAHMEGRLKEAIVQHPERFVDLDPQMPLTLLDQKRAGKKLLLITNSEWSYAQPMLAYAFNGFLPDDMTWRDLFDLSIVGARKPDFFSVDMPAFRIERDDGLLREHMNGPLEEDSVYVGGNAPLVERSLGLRGEEILYVGDHLFVDVNVSKKVLRWRTALVVRELEQEIEAFQSFADRQARLSRLMEQKEQLEAEFSAKRLQRQRLHANYGETDGQDVEALEQEMSALRTRLTALDEDIAPLAKASSQLVNENWGPLMRTGKDKSLFARQVERYADVYTGRVSNFLHHTPFTYLRSHRGSLPHDEAAERDPQYESLTSGYEWDETTAKERG; this comes from the coding sequence ATGGACGCCACCGATTCCTCCCGGGGCCTCTTCTGCAACCGTACCCTCAACCTGCGGGGCATTCAGGCCATCGGGTACGACATGGACTACACGCTCATCCACTACCACATGCGCAAGTGGGAAAAGCGCGCCTACACGTTCATCCGGGAGGGCCTCCAGGCGAAGGGCTGGCCGGTAGACGATCTGCAGTTTGACCCGGAGCTGGCCATTCGCGGCCTCGTAATCGACGTCGAGCGCGGCAATGTGGTGAAGGCCAACCGGTTCGGGTACGTCAAGCGGGCCTTCCACGGCACCACCCCCCTCGGTTACGAGCGACAACGCGACGAGTATCAGCGCACGCTCGTCGACCTCGGGGAGGACCGCTGGTACTTCCTCAACACGCTTTTCTCCATCTCGTCGGCCTGCATGTACATGCAGCTGGTGGACCTGCTCGACGCCGACGCGCTGGAGGGCTCCATGGGCTACACCGATCTCTGGGAGCGCGTACAGCATACGCTCGACGAGGCCCACATGGAGGGGCGGCTCAAGGAGGCCATCGTCCAACACCCGGAGCGGTTCGTGGACCTCGACCCGCAGATGCCCCTCACCCTTCTCGATCAGAAGCGCGCCGGGAAGAAGCTGCTGTTGATTACCAACTCCGAGTGGAGCTACGCCCAGCCCATGCTGGCGTACGCCTTCAACGGCTTCCTTCCCGACGACATGACGTGGCGGGACCTCTTCGACCTCTCCATCGTGGGGGCGCGGAAGCCGGACTTCTTTTCGGTCGACATGCCGGCCTTCCGCATTGAGCGCGACGACGGCCTGCTGCGGGAGCACATGAACGGCCCGCTGGAGGAGGACAGCGTGTACGTGGGCGGCAATGCCCCGCTCGTGGAACGGTCGCTCGGGCTGCGGGGCGAAGAGATCCTCTACGTGGGCGACCACCTGTTTGTGGACGTCAACGTGTCGAAGAAGGTGCTGCGGTGGCGCACGGCCCTCGTGGTGCGGGAGCTGGAGCAGGAAATCGAGGCGTTTCAGTCGTTCGCCGACCGGCAGGCCCGCCTCTCGCGGCTGATGGAGCAGAAAGAGCAGTTGGAGGCGGAGTTCTCGGCCAAGCGCCTGCAGCGTCAGCGTCTGCACGCGAACTACGGGGAGACGGACGGCCAGGACGTGGAGGCCCTCGAACAGGAAATGTCGGCCCTCCGCACACGCCTCACCGCCCTCGACGAGGACATCGCCCCCCTCGCCAAGGCCTCCAGTCAGCTCGTCAACGAGAACTGGGGCCCCCTCATGCGCACCGGCAAGGACAAGAGCCTCTTCGCGCGGCAGGTGGAGCGCTACGCCGACGTCTACACCGGGCGCGTCTCCAACTTTCTCCACCACACCCCCTTCACCTACCTGCGCTCCCACCGGGGCAGCCTGCCGCACGACGAGGCCGCCGAGCGGGACCCGCAGTACGAGTCCCTGACCTCCGGCTACGAGTGGGACGAAACGACCGCCAAGGAGCGCGGGTGA
- a CDS encoding SDR family oxidoreductase, with the protein MTDLTGTSAIVTGASSGIGEATAHRLAQDGVSVALAARRAERLNTLRDDIDAEGGTAIVCPTDVTDRDQVQTLADATLDAFGSIDILVNNAGIMPLSLMENLHEDEWEQMVDVNVKGVLHAVGAVLPAMMEQGHGHIVNISSVAGRRTFPGSAVYSGTKFFVRALSERMRNELAPSHNIRVTSIEPGAVDTELTHTITDEDILAGMGDMQDEMQMMASADIADTIHYALTAPEHVDVEELLVMPTDQQG; encoded by the coding sequence ATGACCGACCTCACGGGAACATCCGCCATCGTCACCGGCGCCTCAAGCGGCATCGGCGAAGCCACCGCACACCGTCTTGCGCAGGACGGCGTGTCCGTAGCGCTCGCCGCCCGCCGCGCGGAGCGCCTCAACACCCTCCGCGACGACATCGACGCCGAGGGCGGCACCGCCATCGTCTGCCCGACCGACGTGACCGACCGGGACCAGGTGCAGACCCTCGCCGACGCCACCCTCGACGCGTTCGGGAGCATCGACATTCTGGTCAACAACGCCGGCATCATGCCGCTCTCCCTCATGGAAAACCTCCACGAGGACGAGTGGGAGCAGATGGTGGACGTGAACGTGAAGGGCGTGCTCCACGCCGTGGGCGCGGTGCTGCCCGCGATGATGGAGCAGGGGCACGGACACATCGTCAACATTTCCTCCGTGGCCGGGCGCCGCACCTTTCCCGGCAGCGCCGTGTACTCGGGCACCAAGTTCTTCGTCCGCGCCCTCTCGGAGCGGATGCGCAACGAGCTGGCGCCGTCGCACAACATCCGGGTCACCTCCATCGAGCCCGGCGCCGTGGACACGGAACTAACCCACACCATCACCGACGAGGACATCCTGGCGGGGATGGGCGACATGCAGGACGAGATGCAGATGATGGCGTCCGCGGACATCGCGGACACGATCCACTACGCCCTCACGGCCCCCGAGCACGTGGACGTGGAGGAGCTCCTCGTGATGCCGACCGACCAGCAGGGGTAG
- the nuoH gene encoding NADH-quinone oxidoreductase subunit NuoH has product MIPSMVWTALGAFLVINAMLLSASLLVFAERRVSAFIQNRPGPNRVGPLGLLQPFADVLKFVLKEDVQPAQSNKFIHSMAPVVMVVIAMTTAALIPFAEGVVVADLNVGVIMLLALTSISVYGVTLAGWSSNSKFSLLGGLRSAAQMVSYELSMGLAVISVVLIAGSLNFMEIVEHQNSGGALLGWNAVRNPIGCLIFIVTAFAETNRAPFDLPEAEEELVAGYHTEYSGMKFGMFFLAEYVNWFIASFFIVTLFFGGYLVPLEPQLIALFPALEGSTLLALLQFVSLMLKVSFFSFVFIWVRWTFPRFKYNQLMKVGWKYLLPIALANAILIALGVVLFGAVGL; this is encoded by the coding sequence ATGATCCCCTCAATGGTTTGGACGGCCCTCGGCGCCTTCCTCGTCATCAATGCGATGCTGCTTTCGGCGTCGCTGCTGGTCTTTGCGGAGCGACGCGTCTCGGCCTTCATTCAGAACCGCCCGGGGCCGAACCGGGTGGGGCCCCTCGGCCTCCTGCAGCCGTTCGCCGACGTGCTCAAGTTCGTGCTGAAGGAGGACGTGCAGCCCGCGCAGTCCAACAAGTTCATTCACTCGATGGCGCCCGTCGTCATGGTCGTCATCGCCATGACCACCGCGGCGCTCATTCCCTTTGCCGAAGGGGTGGTTGTGGCCGACCTAAACGTGGGGGTCATCATGCTCCTGGCGCTCACCTCCATCAGCGTCTACGGCGTGACGCTGGCGGGCTGGAGCTCCAACAGCAAGTTCTCGCTGCTCGGCGGGCTGCGGTCGGCGGCGCAGATGGTGTCCTACGAGCTCTCGATGGGACTGGCGGTCATCTCTGTCGTCCTCATCGCCGGGTCGCTCAACTTCATGGAGATCGTGGAGCACCAGAACTCGGGCGGCGCGCTGCTGGGCTGGAACGCGGTGCGCAACCCCATCGGCTGTCTCATTTTCATCGTGACGGCCTTCGCCGAAACCAACCGCGCGCCCTTCGACCTGCCGGAGGCGGAGGAGGAGTTGGTGGCCGGCTACCACACCGAGTACAGTGGGATGAAGTTCGGCATGTTCTTCCTTGCCGAGTACGTGAACTGGTTCATCGCCTCCTTCTTCATCGTGACGCTCTTCTTCGGGGGCTACCTGGTGCCGCTTGAGCCGCAGCTGATTGCCCTCTTTCCGGCGCTGGAGGGCTCGACCCTGCTCGCCCTGCTCCAGTTCGTGAGCCTGATGCTGAAGGTCAGCTTCTTCTCCTTCGTCTTCATCTGGGTGCGGTGGACGTTCCCCCGCTTCAAGTACAACCAGCTCATGAAGGTGGGCTGGAAGTATCTGCTGCCCATTGCCCTCGCGAACGCCATTCTGATCGCGCTCGGCGTCGTCCTCTTCGGGGCGGTCGGGCTGTAG